The sequence CAGCACCGCCGCCGCCGCCTGGCCGAGGGCGCAGGCGCGAACATCCTGGGCGAAGTCGGCCACCACCCCGTCCCTGACCGTCAGATCGACGGTGATGGTCGAGCCGCAGAGCTTGGAGACCTTGGTCGAGGAGGCGTCGGGCGCCTCGAGCCGGCCGGCGTGCGGCAGGTTTGCGGCCAGCCCCAGGATCTTCGCGGAATAGAGGTCGTCGATCATAGGGCCAGGGCAGGCTCGTCGGCCCGCGCCCGCCACAGCGCCTCGGCGCGGGCCTTCAGGCCTTCGCCGAGCGCGCCGTAGCCCTCGCGCAGGTCGCGCAGGCGCGAGCGGCTCAGGTAGCGCGTGCCAAAACCGGAGAAGATTTCGCCGTTGGAGAACAGGCAGCCGGTCTCGGCCAGCTTTTCGATCTCCAGATAGCGCGTGGTCTCCATCAGAAAGCCCTTGGTCTTCCAATGGATAGCCTCGTCCGGCGTCCAGTCCAGGATCGTCGCCTTGACCGGCCGCGGCGGATGGTCCGGCAGGGCCAGGGTCAGGGCGAGGCTTCCGCCGAAACGCACCTCGCCCGTGGCCTCGGCGTAGATCGCGCTCCATTGGGTCCACGCCGATACGTCGAACATCACCTCCCAGATGATGTTGGCTGGAGCGGCGATGCCGATGCGGTGTTCGATCTTGA is a genomic window of Phenylobacterium montanum containing:
- a CDS encoding SRPBCC domain-containing protein; the encoded protein is MAVKIEHRIGIAAPANIIWEVMFDVSAWTQWSAIYAEATGEVRFGGSLALTLALPDHPPRPVKATILDWTPDEAIHWKTKGFLMETTRYLEIEKLAETGCLFSNGEIFSGFGTRYLSRSRLRDLREGYGALGEGLKARAEALWRARADEPALAL